AGGCTAATAATATGCACGTTTATTCTGACCCAACGGGACAGAAAGCGGTGATTGTCATCGCTGGTGACAACACCAATGAAGAGCTATCCGTGTTGGCGAACCGCCTGTTAGAACAGCAGCGTAGCCGCGACCCGCAGCTTCAGGTCGTCACAAATAAGTCAATTGAACTTAAAGGTCATACCTTACAGCAGCTGGACAGTATTATCTCTGCAAAGGGCCAGACGGCGTATTCGTCCATCGTGCTGGGCAAAGTAGATAACCAACTGCTGACGATTCAGGTCACATTGCCTGCGGACGATCAGCAAAAAGCGCAAACCACCGCTGAAAACATTATCAATACTAT
The Salmonella bongori NCTC 12419 DNA segment above includes these coding regions:
- a CDS encoding DcrB family lipoprotein: MRNLVKYAGIGLLVMGLAACDNNDTKAPSEGAAAESQASGQPISLMDGKLSFSLPADMTDQSGKLGTQANNMHVYSDPTGQKAVIVIAGDNTNEELSVLANRLLEQQRSRDPQLQVVTNKSIELKGHTLQQLDSIISAKGQTAYSSIVLGKVDNQLLTIQVTLPADDQQKAQTTAENIINTIVIK